The region GCCGCTGGGAATCGGAATGTGCTTGCGATATCGTCATTCATGGCGGGTGTGGCCTGTGGCATTTTCTGCCCTGCGGCAGGTTCGGCTTCGACACCCAGTTCCTAATTCAGATCAGAGGCTTATGCCACTCCCGCCAAACCACCAGATCCCGTCTGGTGAATAGGACGGGTTAGGAGCGGACCAAGACTGCAGGGACGGCCGAACTGGGCGCGTCACCGACCGGCAGCTGTCAAACTTGCGAGGGACCGGTTTCGGCGCAAGCCGTCATTCCGGCGCCCGTGCTGGAATGACTTAAACTGGTCGGCAAAAGCCTCAAAGCCTTTCGTCCACATCCTCGGCGGCTAGCGTTCTTCAAATGGCCAATTTGGCCATAGGAGAAAGACCATGGAGATGCCTGAAACCGAACTCACCGCCGCCAAGCGTCCGGTCTGGAATGCCGGAAGGACCGTAGGTGCAAAGCGGGCTCTGAAGCCAAAGCAGATCTGGGAGATCCGCTTCTACCTTAATCAGCGCCGCCGCCTGCGAGATCGGGCGCTGTTCGATCTGGCGATCGATAGCAAGCTTCGCGGCTGCGACCTGGTGCAGATGAAGATCGGCGACATTGTCAGCGGCGGACAGATCCGGACGCGAGCAATCGTGATGCAGCAGAAAACGGGAAGACCCGTTCAGTTCGAGTTACTGCCGGACGCTCGGGCGAGCCTGTTGGCCTGGCTGGATCGGCGCGGGGGCACGGTAGATGATTATGTCTTTCCCAGCAGGGTTGATCATAATGGGCATCTCAGCACTCGCCAGTATGCGCGGCTTGTCGACGAATGGGTAACAGGTGTTGGTCTCATGCGAAATGAATATGGCACGCATTCACTTCGCCGAACGAAGGCATCGATAATCTATAGGGCCACCGGCAACCTTCGCGCCGTTCAGATCCTGCTCGGCCATAGCAAGATCGAAAATACGGTACGCTACCTCGGAATCGACGTGGAGGATGCTCTTGCCCTCGCCGAAAATACGGAGATCTGAACCCGATGGCGCCCGTTTCCGGTAGAGAGCCGGACACGGGCGCCTGGGACATATCCGCCATCCCCGCATACTTCGACGAACGGCAGGTTCATCCGAAAGCTGTCATTCCACACCGAGTTTGGCGACCGAGGGGGCTCGGTACTCGCATTGTCGTCTAGTCGGCCGTTTCACAACCAATGGATTTCCTGAAAAGGCTGACCATTGAGCCAGAGCTGATAAATCGGTCATTATCGAACCGGCGCACGAGGTCGTACTCAAGGCAATGACGGTTGTCGTGTTTTAAGCCCATGGCATGCACGCGGCGGTGACCGCAATCGGTACCGAGCTCCGCGTTAACCGGCAGGCGCACGGGATGCTTACGCAGGAGCGTCTCGGCTCGGGCCCAGTATTGACCGGCTTTTGTCAGTACCCTTGTGTGCATGCTGCGCGAGCCAAGCAGGTGCAACTCAACCATCCGTTCTTCATATGGAAGACGGGCCTGCGAGGATGGCTACACCATAAACAAGGTCTTTTCAGACATAGCTTTGAGCAAATTATACAGGACGCGTCCCTGTGCTTCCTTCAGGCGCCAGATGAAATCCGATCGGCGACCTGTACCCTTTTCAAAGTGAGGTTTGTAACTATGGGAACTTTTGTGTTCGAAGCACTTGATCGCCCCGGGATGGAAGCACGACGCCTGCAAGCGCGCGACCTTCATCGTGCTTATATCCGAAACACTCCGACGGGTATGCGGTGCGTTCTGGGTGGCCCGCTACGAGAAAGGGCTGACGGTCCGATGCACGGAACGCTATTGGTCTTCGAAGCCGACAACGCCGATGATGTGCGTACCTTCATGGCCAACGATCCGTATCAGCTGGCCGACCTGTTCGAGATGGTCACTGTTTGGGAATGGTCATTGGGTCTGGGGCATATCGTCGTCGGATAAAGTTCCCACGAAGGCAGGTACATGATGCCTGCCTTCGTGGTGAGATTGATGTTTCGTGGGCGCGTCAAACGGATGGGAGCGGGATGAAATCTGTCTCGTCGGGAACCCGTGCGAAGCGATCGTGTCGCCAGTCTTCTTTCGCCTGTTCAATACGGTCCGGTCGGGAGGAAACCAGGTTCCAGTAGACATGACGCTCCTCCGGGAAGGGCTCTCCGCCGATCAGCATGACTCCGGTCTGCCCCGAAGCCCGAATGATGACCTCGGCATGCGGCTTCAAGACCACGAGTTGCCCTGCCCCGAACGATCCGGTCTGCCCCACCACTTCAATTGCCCCGCTTACGACGTAGAATGCCCGCTCGATGTGCTCATCGTTGGCCTTGTAACGGGCGCCGTGCTGTAGCTGTATTTCGGCATAGACAAGGTCTGAGAACGTCTTCACCGGGGACTGAAGACCTTCAGACTGACCCGCTATCAGCGTGAAGCGGACGCCGCCCTCGTCCTCGATCGGGATTTCCTGCGCCTTGAAATGATCGAAAGACGGGGCGGTTTCCTCGTCTGCGGTCGGCAGCGCTATCCAGACCTGCAAACCGGACAACACGCTGTCGCTCTTACGGGTGTCGAGATCGGTGCGCTCTGAGTGAACGATGCCGCGCCCTGCCGTCATCCAGTTGATTTCGCCGGGGCGGATCGTTTGGTGAATGCCAAGGCTGTCGCGATGAACTATCTCACCTTCGAGCAGGTACGTGAGCGTGGAGAGACCGATGTGTGGGTGCGGTCGGACATCCAGACCTTGTCCGCCGCGAAACGCCACAGGCCCCATCTCGTCGAAAAAAATAAACGGCCCGACCATCTGGCGTTGCGGTGAGGGAAGCGCTCGGCGGACGAAGAAGCCATCTCCCAAATCGCGAGAATTCGGCACGACAACCGTGTCGACGCCTTCGGACGGGTGAGTGAGAGTGGACATAACGCATCTTCCTGAGATCTGATTGTACACGCCTCGGATCGACCGATCCCTCGAGCTGTGCGGGTCTTTTTTATCGCCACGCCAGCATCCTGTTTAGAAGGATAAATCCATAGCGTTCATTCGACAAAATCGAAAAGAGGCAGAACGATCGTCCGGATCCACGATAGCCCACATCGAGCGAAGTGCGAGCCGGACATTTCGACTTTCTCGAACAAAAGCTTCCAACTTATGCGGGTGCCTGAACAAGCCAATCACTGCCAAAACGGCATTACCAACTCATCACAGCTTGCAGGAGCGTAGATATGGCGAAGGTTCTTGTTCTCTACTACTCGACGTACGGACACATCGAGACGATGGCGCAGGCCGTTGCCGAAGGTGCGCGATCCGCAGGAGCAGAAGTCGACATCAAGCGCGTTCCTGAAACTGTGCCAGACGGTGTTGCCCGCGACAATCACTTTAAGCTCGACCAGACTGCGCCCATCGCAAGTGTTGCCGATCTCGAGAACTACGATGCCATCATCATCGGCACCGGCACCCGTTTCGGGCGCCTTTCCTCGCAGATGGCGGCATTCCTTGACCAGGCCGGCGGTCTGTGGGCACGCGGCGCACTGAATGGAAAGGTCGGCGCAGCGTTCACCTCGACCGCGACGCAGCATGGCGGCCAGGAAACAACTCTTTTCTCGCTGATCACCAACCTGCTGCACTTCGGCATGGTTGTCGTCGGGCTACCTTACAGCCACCAGGGCCAAATGTCGCTTGACGAGATCGTCGGCGGCGCTCCGTATGGCGCCACCACCATCGCCGGGGGCGACGGCAGCCGGCAACCCAGCAAAATCGAGCTGGATGGTGCACGCCACCAGGGCGAGATCGTCGCAAAGACTGCCGCGAAACTCTTCGCGTAATACGAAAAGCGCCGGTCAAGGGGGCCGGCGCACTTTTCCAACATCGGAGAATACAAAATGAACCGCGTCCTTACGATCGCGGCGAGCGTTGCTGCGTTCGCGATTTCCCTTCCGGCCGTCGGGCAGGCCAACCAGGACGCTACTGCGGTCCAAGCAGGTGACTATACCGTCGAGAGCACGCACACGCAGGTGCAGTTCTCGGTGAACCATTTCGGCATCAATGACTTCTACGGCACTTTCCCGGGCGCCAGCGGCAGCCTGTCGATCAACCCGAAGAATCTGGCGGCGGCCAGGCTGGACGTCACCGTCCCGGTCTCGTCGGTGTCCACTACCAACAAGACGCTCGATGAAGAGCTGGTAAGCGCCGACTGGTTCGATGCTGCCAAGTTCCCGACGATGCATTTCGTCTCGACCAAGGTCGTCAAGACCGGTCCAAAGACAGCAACCATTTCCGGCAACCTGACGCTGCATGGCGTGACCAAGCCGGTTACTCTCAACGCGAGCTTCAACGCCGCGGCGGTCAATCCTCTGAGCAAAGCCTATACACTCGGCTTCAAGGCCTCCGGCAGAATCAAGCGCACGGATTTCGGTGTCAGCAAGTACGCACCGCTCGTGAGCGATGAAACGACGGCTCTGTTGCAAAGATTGGCGGCAGTCAGAGGTAGGCTGTCGCTCTGCGCCGATCAGGCGGCTGCTGCGAAATGGTGGTTGAGCATGCCCATGGCCTCCGTCAGCGCCGAGGGCCCAATGCCAAAAGCTCTCTCCACAAGGCGCACCTCGCCCCTGATGCCGGGCTGCAGGCACCAGGGGCGAGCCTGTCCTTTGCGCAGGGCTCGCATGACTTCGAATCCCTTGATCGTGGCATAGGCCGTGGGGATCGATTTGAAACCGCGCACCGGCTTGATCAGTATCTTGAGCTTTCCGTGATCGGCCTCGATCACGTTATTGAGATACTTCACCTGCCGGTGGGCCGTCTCCCGGTCCAGCTTTCCTTCGCGCTTCAATTCGGTGATCGCTGCACCATAGCTCGGCGCTTTGTCGGTATTGAGCGTGGCAGGCTTTTCCCAGTGCTTCAGGCCTCGCAGGGCCTTGCCCAGGAACCGCTTCGCTGCCTTGGCGCTGCGGGTCGGCGACAGGTAGAAATCGATCGTGTCGCCCCGCTTGTCGACTGCCCGGTACAGGTAGGTCCACTTGCCCCGCACCTTGACGTAGGTTTCATCCAGGCGCCAGCTCGGATCAAAGCCACGCCGCCAGAACCAGCGCAGCCGCTTCTCCATCTCCGGGGCGTAGCACTGGACCCAGCGATAGATCGTCGTATGGTCGACCGAAATGCCGCGTTCCGCCAGCATTTCCTCAAGGTCGCGATAGCTGATCGGATAGCGACAATACCAGCGCACCGCCCACAGGATCACATCACCCTGGAAATGGCGCCACTTGAAATCCGTCATCGTTCCGTCCGTCCAATCTCCGCCAAGCATGCTCAAGCTTCACGATTTTTGCAACAGAGCCCGCGCTCGATCCCGAGTTCCTTGCAGAGGTCGGAAACGGACGTGTCGCGTTGGGCCATAGCAGCCTGAGCGAGCCGCACCTGGGCCTTGGAGAGGGCGAACTTGCGGCCACCCTTGCGTCCCCGCGCGCGGGCAGCGGCCAGGCCAGCCATGGTGCGCTCGCGGATCATATCCCGCTCAAACTCCGCCAGTGTGGCAAAAATGCCGAACACCATCCGGCCCGATGGCGTCGTGGTGTCGATCTGCGCGCCCTTGCCGGTGAGCACCCGCAGACCGATACCGCGATCCGACAGATTCTGCACCGTGCTGACCAGGTGGGTGAGCGTTCGGCCGAGCCGGTCGAGCTTCCAAACGATGAGGACATCGCCGTCGCGCAACGATTTCAGGCAGGCGGCAAGACCGGGGCGATCATCACGGCTACCGGATGCACGATCATCATAGATATTGCCTGGCTCGACACCGGCAGCGCGAAGGGCATCGTGCTGCAGGTCGAGCGACTGCGAGCCGTCGGCTTTGGACACGCGGGCGTAGCCGATCAGCATGGATCACAAACGAAGGTTTGAGGCGGTGACGAACATGAGCACATAAGATTGGGCTATTGTGTATCTTAACCAGCATCTCAATCAAGCTATCTCAAACCGTAGCTCGGAAAGAATAAGGAGCATGTATGCCGCGTCGCGTGACCCTGACCGATCGACAGCGCGAGGCGCTGCTTCACTTGCCGGTCGATCAAGGTGAGCTGCTGCGGCACTATACCCTCAGCGATGAGGATCTCGGGCATATCCGCCAGCGCCGGCGCGCCCACAATCGTTTTGGCTTCGCGCTGCAACTGTGCGTCCTGCGCTACCCGGGCCGGGTGCTCGCTCCTGGCGAGTTGATCCCGGCGCAGGTATCGGATTTCATCGCGGCCCAGCTCGGCCTGACCAGCGACGATCTACTCCTCTATGCCGCGCGCGAGGAGACCCGGCACGAGCATCTGGCGGACCTTCGCCGAATCTACGGCTATCGCTCCTTTTCGGGGCGGGGCGCACGGGATTTGCGCGAATGGATCGCTCGGGAAGCCGAGGCGGCGACATCGAATGAGGATCTTGCCCGTCGCTTCGTTGCGGAGTGTCGCCGCACCCGCACGATCCTTCCCGGCTCCTCGACGATCGAGCGCCTTTGCGCCGATGCGCTGGTTGAGGCCGAGCGCCGGATCGAGGATCTTATCGCCCATCGCATCACGCCAACCCTGAGCGAGAATTTGGCTCACCTGTTGGAGGATACGGTGGATGGTCGCGTCACGCGCTTCGTATGGCTGCGACAGTTCGAGGTTGGCGCAAATTCAGCAGCCGCTAACCGGCTGATGGATCGACTGGAATATCTTCAAAGGTTCGATCTTCCGGCGGATTTGCTGGACGGCGTGCCGGCGCATCGTGTGACCCGGCTTCGCCGGCAGGGCGAGCGCTATTACGCCGACGGCATGCGTGATCTGCCCGAAGACAGGCGGCTTGCGATCCTCGCTGTCTGCACCCTGGAATGGCGGTCATCGCTGGCCGATGTCATCGTGGAGACCCACGATCGCATCGTAGGCCGTCTCTATCGGGCCTCCGAACGCCTTTGCAACACCAGGATCGCCGACGAAAAGGCGGCCGTTCGGGACACGCTGAAGTCCTTTGCCGAAATCGGTGGTGCT is a window of Sphingobium amiense DNA encoding:
- a CDS encoding tyrosine-type recombinase/integrase, which produces MEMPETELTAAKRPVWNAGRTVGAKRALKPKQIWEIRFYLNQRRRLRDRALFDLAIDSKLRGCDLVQMKIGDIVSGGQIRTRAIVMQQKTGRPVQFELLPDARASLLAWLDRRGGTVDDYVFPSRVDHNGHLSTRQYARLVDEWVTGVGLMRNEYGTHSLRRTKASIIYRATGNLRAVQILLGHSKIENTVRYLGIDVEDALALAENTEI
- a CDS encoding YciI family protein, which produces MGTFVFEALDRPGMEARRLQARDLHRAYIRNTPTGMRCVLGGPLRERADGPMHGTLLVFEADNADDVRTFMANDPYQLADLFEMVTVWEWSLGLGHIVVG
- a CDS encoding pirin family protein gives rise to the protein MSTLTHPSEGVDTVVVPNSRDLGDGFFVRRALPSPQRQMVGPFIFFDEMGPVAFRGGQGLDVRPHPHIGLSTLTYLLEGEIVHRDSLGIHQTIRPGEINWMTAGRGIVHSERTDLDTRKSDSVLSGLQVWIALPTADEETAPSFDHFKAQEIPIEDEGGVRFTLIAGQSEGLQSPVKTFSDLVYAEIQLQHGARYKANDEHIERAFYVVSGAIEVVGQTGSFGAGQLVVLKPHAEVIIRASGQTGVMLIGGEPFPEERHVYWNLVSSRPDRIEQAKEDWRHDRFARVPDETDFIPLPSV
- the wrbA gene encoding NAD(P)H:quinone oxidoreductase; the encoded protein is MAKVLVLYYSTYGHIETMAQAVAEGARSAGAEVDIKRVPETVPDGVARDNHFKLDQTAPIASVADLENYDAIIIGTGTRFGRLSSQMAAFLDQAGGLWARGALNGKVGAAFTSTATQHGGQETTLFSLITNLLHFGMVVVGLPYSHQGQMSLDEIVGGAPYGATTIAGGDGSRQPSKIELDGARHQGEIVAKTAAKLFA
- a CDS encoding IS6-like element IS6100 family transposase; protein product: MTDFKWRHFQGDVILWAVRWYCRYPISYRDLEEMLAERGISVDHTTIYRWVQCYAPEMEKRLRWFWRRGFDPSWRLDETYVKVRGKWTYLYRAVDKRGDTIDFYLSPTRSAKAAKRFLGKALRGLKHWEKPATLNTDKAPSYGAAITELKREGKLDRETAHRQVKYLNNVIEADHGKLKILIKPVRGFKSIPTAYATIKGFEVMRALRKGQARPWCLQPGIRGEVRLVERAFGIGPSALTEAMGMLNHHFAAAA